DNA from Halorarum salinum:
GGTGGCGATGGGCACCGACGCCGGGACGCCGTTCAACCACTTCGGCGACATCCCCGGGGAGCTGGAGTACATGGTCGAGTACGGGATGACCCCCGCGGAGGCGCTGGAAGCGGCGACGGTGAACGCCGCGGAACTGTGCGGGCTCGACGACGTCGGCCGGGTGTCCGAGGGCTACCGGGCCGACCTCATCGTGCTCGATTCGGACCCGACGGCGGACGCGGGAGCGTGGACCGACCCGGACCACGTGTTCGCCGGCGGCGAGAGGGTCGTCTGACCGTCGCCCAGGGTACCCACGGCTCCCCCGTTCCCCGCCAATCCGCCACACGGCGGGGTCGAAGCGACACCGTTTTAATGTGGTCGCCACTACCGAAGAGTGCACGCCGAAGCCGCGTGATGCACGCTCCGTTGGTGTAGTCCGGCCAATCATATCACCCTCTCACGGTGATGACTTGGGTTCGAATCCCAAACGGAGCACTCCTCCCTCGAACTCGACGCGATCGGGGTAGCCGCCCCGGCGAACGACCCGTCTCAGGACTCGATCTTCTCGACGATATCCCGGGCCTTCTCGCGCGCCTCGTCCCCGTCGTCGACGGCGTCGAGCGGGATCAGCACGCTCTGTATCTCCCAGTCGTCGTTCCCCTCCTCGTGGCCGGTTCGGACCTCGCTCCCCTCGACGACCGATCCGGCCGGTTTGTCGGCCCAGTCGGGCGTGCGGATCTCGTCGAACTCGTCCGGGTCGCGGAAGCGCACGTGGTAGTAGTCGTCGCCCTCCTCGACCTCCTCGACGGATGGCGTATCGGCCATGTCCGGCACATCGGAAGGCGGCGTCAAGAGCGGCGGCCCGACATACGCAAGGGTGCCGTCGACTCCGCGCCACGTCCTCAGCGGGACGGGGACCCGTTCCGGGCAGGCGCCCGACGACGTCGGCTCCGACCGCATAAAAAAGCGACCGGCGAGTGACGTCGCCGGCTCAGTACTGCGGTGCGGGCTGCTGGACGCCGCCGGCCGTCGCCTGCCGTTCGAACGACTCCAGCATCGACCACGTCGAGTTCACCGCGCGGGTGAGCGTGCTCGCACACTCCTGGCAGTGCGAGTGCGGGTGGCGCGCGCACTCGTTCGCACACTCCTGGGCCGCGCTGGCGAACGTCTCCGCCAGGTCCTGGCCGAACGCCGAGTCTCGTGCCATGAACTGGACGTTCAGCGTGGCGAGGTCGGCCACGTCCCGACAGAGCCGGATGCACTCCTCCATCCCCGGCCCCTCGTCGATGCACTGGTCCGCACACCACTCACAGACGATGGCCGCCTGGACGAAGTCGTGGAGCGCGAGTCGCATCTCGCCGGTCAGCGCGTCCTCCATCTCGGTGAGCTGTGGACCGGGCTGTTGCACGGCCCCCTCCTGGGCCTGCTGGGTCCCCATCGGCTGCTGGGGACTCTGCTGTTGAGTCTCGATCTGCTGGGGACCCTGCTGTTGGTACGCCTCGGACCCCTGCTGGGGTCCGGTCCCCTGCTGGATTCCCGACTGGGATCGTCGGTGCCCGCCCGTCGTCTGGCCCGCCCCTCCCATCGAGGGCTGGTCCGTCCCGGTCGCTTCGGTGATGTACTCGGTCGCCATTCGGTTCCCCTCGTCGGACCCCGTCTGGGGCATCTGTTGCTGTTGTGACATCGGTTACAATTCCCGCTTCAGTCGGATCTCGTCGTCCGTGATCGATTCGATCTTCGAACGGTCGAGCGGATAGTCGTCCTCGTCGGCGTCCGACCAGCCGAGCTTCGACAGGACGGTGTCGCCGAGCCCGGCGTCGGGGTCGACGTAGGCCGTACCGCCCCTGACGTCCGAGACCATCCCGATCTCGTCGCCGTTCTCGTTCACGACGCGCTTCCCCTCGTCCTCCTCCGTGATCGATCGTTGTGACATCCGTGTGGCTCCTCGAACTCCTCCGCGTTCGGTGATCGTGTGGCGGTGCTCCGGGTCGACTCGGTCGCTACCGAGCATCCCTCCACCCGACGTGGTGGCGTCCGGTGCATGTCCGGTGAGTCGGTTAGTTATGGGTACCGAATCGACCCGGCGGTCGTCTCAGGGAGCGTACAGTGTCCGCGTACGTCCGCATTACTCGAGCGTTCCGTCCGTCCCGTCAGGTCGTCCGCCCCGCCTGCGGACTATGCCCGACCGGCGTCGTCGAGCACGTCTCCGCCAATATCCGGGGCTCGTCCGGCGCCCTCGGGACCGGTGCGGGAGGTAAGCCCCCAGTCGGCCCCAGTAGCCCCGAGTTACTCGTGTGCTCCGTGCCACGACGCGGGCGAGACTGCCCACGCGGAAGATCTCCGTGCGGACCGTTCCGGGCGAACGACGTCGCGGCCCGTCGATCCGTACAACCACGGTGGATGTGGGTCCCGATCGGGTTGAAGTACGGCAACTCAGGTTTGCCCGGTCGTCTCGAGACGGCGGCCATCGGGGACCTGAGCGACGACGGGGAAAAGGTACTTGCACGCCGCCGTCCTGCACCCGACGATGGCCGACCAGGGGAGCGGGGGCGAACCGTCGAGCGTCCTCCGGAACAAGCGGGACGCGACGCGCTATCAGATCCTCGTCCAGATCGCGGACAGACAGCCGGCGGTGAGCCAGCAGGAGGTCGCCGACGCCATCGGCATCACCTCGCAGGCGGTGAGCGACTACCTGCAGGACCTCACCGAGCAGGGGGCCGTCAGGAAGCACGGGCGCGGCCGCTACGAGGTGACCAAGGA
Protein-coding regions in this window:
- a CDS encoding four-helix bundle copper-binding protein, with the translated sequence MSQQQQMPQTGSDEGNRMATEYITEATGTDQPSMGGAGQTTGGHRRSQSGIQQGTGPQQGSEAYQQQGPQQIETQQQSPQQPMGTQQAQEGAVQQPGPQLTEMEDALTGEMRLALHDFVQAAIVCEWCADQCIDEGPGMEECIRLCRDVADLATLNVQFMARDSAFGQDLAETFASAAQECANECARHPHSHCQECASTLTRAVNSTWSMLESFERQATAGGVQQPAPQY
- a CDS encoding PRC-barrel domain containing protein translates to MSQRSITEEDEGKRVVNENGDEIGMVSDVRGGTAYVDPDAGLGDTVLSKLGWSDADEDDYPLDRSKIESITDDEIRLKREL